CAAAAAACTACTTACTAAAATTTATTGACCAGTAATGATTAAACAAAATTAAATGCTCATAGTTAGTCAGGGGAAAAACAATTCATCTACTTTTACACCAAGGATTTTTGATAAACGAAATGCTAATTCAAGAGTAGGATCATATTTGTTATTTTCAATAGCATTTATGGTTTGTCGCGAAACCTTACTATACTTAGCTAATTCCTCTTGTGAATAGCCTAGTTTTTTCCTTAAAGTACGAATGTTATTTTTCACAAAAATTCACCATTAAACACCTAATTTGCACTCATTTTTCTATTATTTATAATGAAGAAAATAAAATAACTTACAACTGCAACAAGGAAATAATCAACCTCTGGGTAAACCAAGGGTACATTGTCTAAACGCTTATCATTCAAATGAAAGAAATTAAGTAGGAAATTAGTGATGAAGAACAAAATTAAAGTTGTCCAACTTTGTACAATTGCTTTTTGTTTTATTTTCTGTTTTCTTTCGTCATCATTGGTTTGAAATACATAATCCTTGCTTCCAGTAAACCAACTTACAACAAATAGCCATAATATCGGAATAATTAGATAAAAA
The DNA window shown above is from Neobacillus sp. WH10 and carries:
- a CDS encoding helix-turn-helix transcriptional regulator: MKNNIRTLRKKLGYSQEELAKYSKVSRQTINAIENNKYDPTLELAFRLSKILGVKVDELFFP